One stretch of Miscanthus floridulus cultivar M001 chromosome 18, ASM1932011v1, whole genome shotgun sequence DNA includes these proteins:
- the LOC136524062 gene encoding RING-H2 finger protein ATL43-like, producing MAGYLPPGSPFFPAPPTRSTCSRPLPQTYWQFSPRPRDNTTSPGAMVGVAICVGAFLLVLIFLCRYHNSRANDAAHAAAAAAALAARPPAPPQPAYWDNNEEQWLCHHRSDDRDDDGRTRRASPTAELPSFAYNRAVRHNVTGTGGGDEAATCSVCLGVFQVGETVRLLPVCLHLYHVECIDPWLEAHSTCPLCRAGTDDDPTMHGVLLPPV from the coding sequence ATGGCAGGCTACTTGCCACCGGGCTCTCCCTTCTTTCCAGCACCGCCGACGCGCTCTACGTGTTCTCGGCCACTGCCCCAGACATATTGGCAGTTTTCGCCGAGGCCCAGGGACAACACGACGTCCCCGGGGGCCATGGTTGGCGTCGCCATCTGTGTCGGTGCCTTCCTTCTCGTACTCATCTTCCTGTGCAGGTACCACAACAGCCGCGCCAATGACGCGGCCCACGCTGCCGCAGCGGCTGCAGCCCTCGCTGCGCGGCCGCCTGCGCCACCACAACCAGCGTACTGGGACAACAACGAGGAGCAGTGGCTGTGCCACCACCGCAGCGACGACCGTGACGACGACGGCCGCACACGGCGCGCCAGCCCGACGGCGGAACTCCCGTCGTTCGCGTACAACCGGGCGGTGAGGCACAACGTAACGGGTACCGGCGGCGGGGACGAGGCGGCGACGTGCTCAGTGTGCCTCGGCGTGTTCCAGGTCGGGGAGACGGTGCGGCTGCTGCCGGTGTGTCTGCACCTTTACcacgtcgagtgcatcgacccGTGGCTTGAAGCGCACTCGACGTGCCCGCTGTGCCGGGCGGGCACTGATGATGACCCGACGATGCACGGCGTCCTGCTTCCGCCGGTTTAG
- the LOC136519625 gene encoding PLASMODESMATA CALLOSE-BINDING PROTEIN 5-like, whose amino-acid sequence MLAASLLALRLLLLVGAAAAGAVGVSGGGLLWCVAKNNAEDGALQNAIDWACSVDGGRADCAAIQQGGACFDPPDLQQHASYAFNEYFLRSGGAASPAACDFSGAAALTALNPSHGSCVFPSRSMCWV is encoded by the exons ATGCTGGCAGCCTCCCTTCtcgccctccgcctcctcctcctcgtcggcgcCGCCGCGGCAGGGGCGGTGGGGGTGAGTGGTGGGGGCCTGCTGTGGTGCGTTGCCAAGAACAACGCGGAGGACGGCGCGCTGCAGAACGCCATCGATTGGGCGTGCAGCGTTGACGGCGGTCGCGCCGACTGCGCGGCCATCCAGCAGGGCGGCGCCTGTTTTGATCCGCCCGACCTCCAGCAGCACGCCTCCTACGCCTTCAACGAGTACTTCCTCCGCTCCGGCGGCGCCGCGAGCCCCGCCGCCTGCGACTTCTCCGGCGCCGCCGCACTCACCGCGCTCAACCCCA GTCATGGGAGCTGCGTGTTTCCTTCCAG GTCCATGTGCTGGGTGTAG